TCGAAATGGCCGGGTCCGAACTTGGCCTTGCCCTCCTGCTTGCCGTCGATCAGGTTCATCATGGTCGGATAGGTCGACAGAAACACCCGGCCTTCCCCAGTGCGCTCGGTGACGAGATTGACCGGGGCGGCATCCGGCAGATGCGCCTTGAAGGCGTCGGCGGCCTGGTTCACCAGCGCGACGCGATCGGCCAGAAACAGCACGCGCTTGACCCAGCCGGCCCGCATCAGGAGATCGACCAGCGCGATCACGGTACGGGTCTTGCCGGAGCCGGTCGCCATCACCAGCAGCGCCTTGCGCTCGCCGTCCTGCTCGAAACTGCGCGCGACGTTGCGGATCGCCCGGTGCTGATAGGGTCGCTCGACAATCTTGCGGTTGACGGCTTCCGTGCCCAGTTTCTTCCGGGTGGTGCGCCGCTGGATCAAAAGCTCCAGCTCGTCGCGCTTGTAGAAGCCGCCGATCTGGCGCGGCGGATAACGCGTATCGTCCCAGATCCAGTGCTCGTAGCCGTTGGAATAGAAGATCACCGGGCGCTGGCCGAAGCGCATCTCCAGGCAATCGGCGTAGAGCTTGGCCTGCTGCTGGCCCTGCCGCGCATCCTTGCGGGTGCGCTTGGCTTCCACCAGCCCGAGCGGCTTGCCGTCCGCGCCCCACAGCACGTAATCGACGAAGCCGATGCCCTCGTTGTTGGGCATGCCTTCGACGCGGAATTCGAGGTCGTCGGGCTTGTCGAGCGCCCAGCCGGCCTCGCGCAGCAACAGGTCGATATAGCGGTCGCGGGTCTCGGCCTCGTTGTAGTTGTGCCGGTCCGGCTGCGCTTCGCTGGCCTTGCGCGCGGCAGCAACTGCTTCGCGCAGCTTTTTCAGTTCCTCGCCGAGATTCTGCTTGTCGGTGAGTAGCCTGGTCAGTTCGCCATTCCTGGCATCGAGTTCGGCCTGTTGCGCCTTGAGCTGGACGAAAGCCTTCTTCAGCACCTCGTCGCGGCGCGAAAGGGCCGAGGCATCGAAGGCGAGACCGTCGGCCGGTTTTGCCTTGCGCGCATAGGTGCGGGCGAGCCAGAAACAGACGTGAAACAGCTCTTTCACCGCGCCGGTGGCATCGCCGGGGCTGATGGTCCTTTCCTCGTGCACCGCACGATTACGCAGCGTGTTGATGTATCTCGCCTTGGCGAACACCGCCTCGCCCGCCGCGCTGCGAAAGCTCGGCTCATGCAGCAGGGCGGAAATGTTGTCCTGATAGGGCAGCTTGAGATTGGGATCGCTGCGGAACGCCCATTTCACCGCGACCTCGACCGCCTTGCCGGCGAAGAAGGCCGCCGCCGTCGGCGACACGCCGGCCTGACGCTCCGCCTCCACCGCCGCCTCGTGCACGGCGGGGAATTCGGCAGCAAGGAAGGCGAAGTTGGACATCGCAGGGTTTTTCCGGTCAGGCTGCGTCGGCGACCGCGCGGACTTGCAGACGAACGCCCGCCTCCTCCTGCAGGATTCCGATGACGCCGAGCAGGTTCTCGGCCGTGGGATTGCCCGATGGCCCGAACATGCGCATCAGGCTTTTCGGCGACCGGCCAAGTGCTTTGCCGAGTTTTTCGAGGCCGATGGTGGCATTGATGCAGGAACGTAGTGCCGTGCGGCCTCCTTCCGCGTTGCGGTCAAGCAGCGTCTGCACGGCTTCGACAAGCAAAGCCTGCCTGAATTTGACGTCGCGGCGCGCCCGCGCCCTCACCGTCTCGCGAAAGCTTCTCGTCAGGAGCATTGCTTGCACTTTTTCGATCCAGATCGGCGGTTCATCGCGGTAGCATACCGCAACCCCCGGGCGATACCACCCGCCCCTCGCACTTGCGATGTGGGTCATAGTGTGGTACATTGCCTCATCTGGAGTTGAGGCATGATCGTTAGCTTCCGGGATGACTGGTTTCGGGAGTTCTTCGTCAACGACGTCAGGTCGAAGAAAATCCCGTCCGATCTGGAAGATCGCCTGTTCCGCAAGATCCAGATGATCGACGATGCGACAACGGACCGCGATCTGAGATCGCCGCCCAGCAACCATTTCGAGAAGCTGCGGGGCAATCTCGAAGGCCTCCACTCGATCCGCGTCAATAAGCGATGGCGGCTGGTGTTTCGATGGGACAGCAGTCGGGGCGAGGCGAAAGATTTATATCTGGACGACCACAGCTACGATTGAGGCAAGCCATGTTGATGACGAAACGCAAGCCGGCGACAACAGGCGAAATCCTGGTCGAGGAATTCATGAAGCCGATCGGCCTGACGCAAGGCGCGCTGGCCGAAGCCATGGGCGTGCAGCGCAAGCACGTCAATGAGCTGTGCAACGATCGCCGCAACGTGACCGCGGCGACCGCGCTGATTCTCGCCCGCGTGTTCGGCAACAGCCCGGATTTCTGGCTCAATGTGCAGCGGCGGACCGATTTGTGGGAAGCGATGCATTCGCCGCGGGAGCGCAAACGTATTGAACGGGCGCGACCGTTGACGGATGCGGCGTGAGGCCTGCCCGACTCGTGCACGACGGGAATTCAGCCCGCGAGGTCAGAGATGGGCTGCCCGGTTAGACTTGGCCGGAGAAGGCGCGCGATTGAAGGGAGGAGAAAAGGAACTCCGTGTCTGCCATTTGTTTCTTAAGCAGCACAACCTGCTTCTCGATTTTCTTCGCGATAAGCTCGAACAACTCTTGTTCACGCAATCTGACTTGGGGCACTTCAATACCGCCAAGCCTTTCCTGATTAATATTCGTAATGGCCACCTGACCGGCACTTGCAATCAGCCGTGACCTCACTTCTGGTAGTCGTAAATAGTGAACCAAAAAGTGTGGTCGAAAAGTAACCTTCTGAAGTCTAGGTCGCGCACGAATAATGAAACCGCAATGCGTCATAGGCTCTTTTGAGCCTGGAAACAGCGACGCCCATCCGACACCCTCCCTCTTCACCGATGATCTTACGAATAGAAGGTCCCCCTCTGATAAGATCATGTCATTTCGTATATTCAGATCGACCCGATATAAATTGCCAATAGATGCGAATATATCATCCGTGTACATATTCAGAACGTCGACGACCGGCATACCGCGCCCTCTATCGCCAGACGAGAAATTCACACCATTCTTAAAGTCGAATATTTCACCTAACGAGATTTTCTTATTGGAAGCGCTCTCCTTTAGGGCATCTCCAAACATCTCTGCAAAAATCGACTGAGTAAGCTTTTTGAGCAGGCCTAGAGCGCGTTTGCGCTTGCGCCTCAGCACATCCGCCTTGTCCAGAACCGCCGCAATCCGTCGTTGCTCGTCGAGGGGCGGGAGTGGAATCGGCGTTGCCGCAATTTCGCCGGAGCG
The genomic region above belongs to Bradyrhizobium sediminis and contains:
- a CDS encoding transcriptional regulator; translated protein: MQAMLLTRSFRETVRARARRDVKFRQALLVEAVQTLLDRNAEGGRTALRSCINATIGLEKLGKALGRSPKSLMRMFGPSGNPTAENLLGVIGILQEEAGVRLQVRAVADAA
- a CDS encoding type II toxin-antitoxin system RelE/ParE family toxin; its protein translation is MIVSFRDDWFREFFVNDVRSKKIPSDLEDRLFRKIQMIDDATTDRDLRSPPSNHFEKLRGNLEGLHSIRVNKRWRLVFRWDSSRGEAKDLYLDDHSYD
- a CDS encoding HigA family addiction module antitoxin; amino-acid sequence: MLMTKRKPATTGEILVEEFMKPIGLTQGALAEAMGVQRKHVNELCNDRRNVTAATALILARVFGNSPDFWLNVQRRTDLWEAMHSPRERKRIERARPLTDAA
- a CDS encoding restriction endonuclease subunit S, with translation MNIEVNMGPRLDRTCPLGDLLDFRNDIVHPEDNPTGSSIFVGLEHIERDTGVRIGSERINLNEMTGRRARFRAGDIVYGYLRPYLNKVWIAEFDGICSVDQYVFVVRPGVDRNYVARFLRSAEFLKTAPIRSAPGQLPRIRSGEIAATPIPLPPLDEQRRIAAVLDKADVLRRKRKRALGLLKKLTQSIFAEMFGDALKESASNKKISLGEIFDFKNGVNFSSGDRGRGMPVVDVLNMYTDDIFASIGNLYRVDLNIRNDMILSEGDLLFVRSSVKREGVGWASLFPGSKEPMTHCGFIIRARPRLQKVTFRPHFLVHYLRLPEVRSRLIASAGQVAITNINQERLGGIEVPQVRLREQELFELIAKKIEKQVVLLKKQMADTEFLFSSLQSRAFSGQV